A window of the Lactuca sativa cultivar Salinas chromosome 5, Lsat_Salinas_v11, whole genome shotgun sequence genome harbors these coding sequences:
- the LOC111915644 gene encoding protein CHAPERONE-LIKE PROTEIN OF POR1, chloroplastic — translation MASLLLSNPIVSSSFLGKNLSFNGNIRKSTLSALVFRSPRCAAADATYGGNTPKYPRSNVWDPYKRLGITTDASEEEVWSSRNFLLDQYGSHERSAESIEAAFEKILMTSFQNRKKTKINLKTRLKKKVEESPPWVQNLLAFVELPPTIIILRRLFLFSFMAFWSVMNSAEGGPAFQVALSLFACIYFLNDKSKSIGRACLIGFGSLVVGWVCGSCVVPIIPAAILQPTWTLELLTSLVVYIFLFVGCTFLK, via the exons atggcttcccttcttctttcGAACCCGATTGTCTCATCTTCTTTCCTCGGCAAGAATCT TTCATTTAACGGGAATATAAGGAAGTCGACACTATCCGCTTTGGTGTTTAGAAGCCCTAGATGTGCTGCTGCTGATGCAACATATGGAG GTAACACTCCAAAATACCCTCGCAGTAATGTTTGGGATCCTTACAAGCGTCTTGGTATAACCACTGATGCTTCTGAAGAAGAAGTCTGGAGTTCTcgcaactttcttttagatcaaTATGGCAGCCATGAGAGAAGTGCAGAGTCAATAGAAGCTGCTTTTGAGAAGATACTTATGACAAGCTTTCAGAACAGAAAGAAAACTAAAATCAACTTAAAAACCAGGCTCAAGAAGAAAGTAGAGGAGTCTCCACCTTGGGTTCAGAACTTACTTGCTTTCGTAGAACTTCCTCCCACTATCATTATTCTTAGAAGATTGTTTCTATTTTCATTCATGGCGTTTTGGAGTGTGATGAACTCTGCAGAGGGTGGGCCCGCATTCCAG GTGGCATTGTCTCTGTTTGCTTGCATATACTTCCTGAATGACAAGTCAAAGAGCATAGGAAGGGCATGTCTTATTGG GTTTGGGTCCCTTGTGGTTGGGTGGGTTTGTGGTTCTTGTGTGGTGCCTATAATTCCTGCAGCCATTTTGCAACCAACATGGACACTTGAGCTTCTGACTTCACTGGTTGTATACATCTTTCTGTTTGTTGGGTGTACCTTTCTTAAGTGA
- the LOC111915646 gene encoding probable calcium-binding protein CML15: MARVFAIEQLNQLREIFTRFDMDSDGSLTYLELAALLRSLGLKISGDQIYVLFNNMDSNGNGAVEFEELVSAMSIDVKTEEILLNQKQLIEAFHSFDRDGHGFITPAQLAKSMAKMGQPLTYRELTAMIEEADVDGDGVINFKEFSSIMAKSAADIFGVHVS; this comes from the coding sequence ATGGCGAGAGTGTTTGCGATCGAACAGCTCAACCAGCTACGTGAAATTTTCACCCGATTCGACATGGATTCCGACGGTTCCCTCACATACCTAGAACTGGCGGCTCTCCTCCGTTCTCTAGGTCTGAAAATTTCCGGTGACCAGATCTATGTACTCTTCAATAATATGGATTCCAATGGGAATGGTGCTGTCGAATTTGAAGAACTGGTGAGCGCCATGTCCATTGATGTGAAGACCGAAGAAATTCTTCTCAATCAAAAACAACTCATTGAGGCTTTTCATTCGTTTGATCGAGATGGACATGGATTCATCACGCCCGCGCAGCTTGCCAAATCAATGGCAAAGATGGGTCAGCCATTGACGTATCGTGAACTCACCGCGATGATCGAAGAAGCTGATGTTGATGGCGATGGTGTCATTAATTTTAAAGAATTTTCAAGTATAATGGCAAAATCTGCAGCTGATATTTTTGGAGTTCATGTCTCATAA
- the LOC111915645 gene encoding G patch domain-containing protein TGH, whose translation MASDEEDFVFFGTPIEREEDITSRKKKSIAEASGQLRTLAPWKQEVRDEEGRRRFHGAFSGGFSAGYFNTVGSKEGWTPQTFTSSRKNRAEIKQQDLSNFLDDDEKAELEGNSLGTSMQFDTFGFTAAEVARKQVEKEQNERPSAIPGPAPDEIVVPATDPIGVRLMLKMGWRRGHSIKSSKTSSLYDARREARKAFLALSEDAKAPVAGPTQAEAEDDMASAAEFSTDGVSQLHKSTPVYVLNPKQDMHGLGYDPFKGAPEFRENKRLHLPGNKESGHKRQPPKKDGLFSFKTRNVAPGFGIGALEELDAEDEDVYASGYDFEAFVEEIEEPTKLAIEDKKKTTVKQHGILPGFKSATNSDYQLERFDPPVVPKDFVPRHKFPATSEVNHKMTELPPKDVPPPEDNNLKILIEGVATLVARCGPLFEELSREKNQSNPLFDFLNGGNGHDYYKRKLWEAKQKHGDKIKPLLKEKATPNTQKMTAESRGNILGEKPLVRSVAKDVPAPVSVTETVNLQFHLSDTFTEPSSFVEPTEITKPFQHDPAKQDRFEQYMKEKYHGGLRTKDAGGSSKMSESARARERLEFEAAAEAITQGKWGKESQPSGQQILDVPGGRGLQFTSGGSEKMEVSRGEETIEKSMFPKREEFQWRPASILCKRFDLIDPYMGKPPPPPRSRSKLDSLIFMPDYVKAATEVEKTFSNNKLKLSVSQLDEKGETSVEDVVEVENVERPVDLYKAIFSDDSDDEEGSSNIIINQPQSEDPTKKIEAANTTLSRLVAGDFLESLGKELGLEVPPENHVNVKPPQPTQKSTPQKQEPINSDSHKDIQENSSKNNASELNHEKRDTKVERKGSSSEDDRKRKRSRRHRNRNRSSSDGNASESSDDYRDRDRHSSRRKERKKESSRDRSSSHGRHRKHRSRDSSSKSRRYEDKDYGDGKREKRKSRD comes from the exons ATGGCGAGTGACGAAGAGGATTTCGTGTTCTTCGGAACACCAATCGAGCGGGAAGAAGATATAACCAGCCGTAAGAAAAAATCGATTGCAGAAGCTTCTGGTCAGCTGCGGACCCTTGCTCCTTGGAAACAAGAG GTAAGAGATGAAGAAGGGAGAAGAAGGTTTCATGGGGCATTTAGTGGAGGATTTTCTGCTGGCTACTTCAATACCGTGGGCTCCAAAGAGG GATGGACTccacaaacatttacatcatcaAGGAAGAACAGAGCTGAAATAAAGCAACAAGATCTTTCAAACTTTTTGGATGACGATGAGAAAGCT GAACTGGAAGGCAATTCTTTGGGGACATCAATGCAGTTTGACACCTTTGGATTTACTGCAGCAGAAGTGGCTAGGAAGCAGGTTGAGAAAGAACAAAATGAGAG GCCATCAGCTATTCCTGGACCTGCTCCTGATGAAATAGTTGTTCCAGCCACAGATCCTATCG GTGTCAGATTGATGCTGAAAATGGGATGGCGTCGTGGTCACTCAATAAAGAGTTCAAAAACCAGTTCACTTTATG ATGCTCGCAGAGAAGCTAGAAAAGCCTTTCTTGCTCTTTCTGAAGATGCAAAAGCACCTGTTGCGGGTCCCACTCAAGCTGAAGCTGAGGATGACATGGCATCTGCTGCAGAATTCTCTACTGATGGTGTTAGTCAGCTCCACAAAAGTACTCCA GTTTATGTGCTAAATCCAAAGCAGGATATGCATGGTCTAGGCTACGATCCATTTAAAGGTGCTCCAGAATTCAGGG AAAACAAAAGGTTGCATTTACCTGGGAATAAGGAATCAGGCCACAAAAGGCAGCCACCAAAGAAAGATGGCCTTTTCTCTTTCAAAA CAAGAAATGTTGCCCCTGGTTTTGGCATTGGAGCCCTTGAAGAGCTTGATGCAGAAGATGAGGATGTGTATGCATCGGGTTATGATTTTGAAGCTTTTGTTGAAGAAATCGAGGAACCTACAAAGTTAGCCATAGAGGATAAAAAGAAAACCACTGTAAAACAACATGGTATTCTCCCTGGTTTTAAATCCGCAACCAATTCTGACTACCAGTTAGAAAG ATTTGATCCTCCAGTAGTCCCAAAAGATTTTGTCCCACGTCATAAGTTCCCTGCTACATCTGAAGTCAACCATAAAATGACGGAATTACCCCCGAAAGATGTCCCTCCACCTGAGGATAACAATTTAAAGATTTTAATCGAGGGAGTTGCGACTTTAGTAGCTCGTTGTGGTCCATTATTCGAGGAACTTTCCCGAGAGAAAAACCAGTCAAACCCACTGTTTGACTTTCTTAATGGTGGAAATGGGCATGATTACTATAAAAGGAAACTATGGGAGGCGAAACAGAAACATGGTGACAAAATCAAACCGCTTTTGAAAGAAAAAGCAACTCCAAATACACAGAAAATGACAGCAGAAAGCCGTGGAAACATTTTAGGAGAAAAGCCTCTGGTGAGAAGTGTAGCAAAAGACGTTCCTGCCCCTGTCAGTGTCACTGAAACTGTCAATCTTCAGTTCCATCTATCAGATACATTCACCGAACCTTCATCATTT gtGGAGCCCACAGAGATTACAAAACCATTCCAGCATGACCCTGCAAAGCAAGACCGATTTGAGCAGTACATGAAGGAAAAATATCACGGAGGCTTACGCACAAAAGATGCTGGAGGATCGAGTAAAATGTCGGAATCTGCTCGTGCTCGTGAAAGATTGGAATTTGAGGCTGCTGCAGAAGCAATAACACAAGGAAAATGGGGAAAAGAAAGTCAACCTTCCGGTCAACAGATTTTGGATGTGCCAGGTGGCAGAGGGCTGCAGTTCACTTCTGGTGGATCCGAG AAAATGGAAGTTAGTCGAGGTGAAGAGACAATAGAGAAGAGTATGTTCCCGAAACGTGAAGAGTTTCAATGGCGACCTGCATCTATTTTATGCAAGCGCTTTGATTTAATCGATCCTTACATGGGAAAG CCACCACCCCCTCCAAGATCAAGAAGCAAGTTGGATTCTCTCATATTCATGCCAGATTATGTTAAGGCTGCAACAGAAGTGGAAAAGACATTCTCAAACAACAAGTTGAAGTTATCTGTTTCCCAATTGGATGAAAAAGGCGAGACAAGTGTTGAAGATGTTGTTGAGGTTGAAAATGTTGAGAGACCAGTCGACCTGTATAAG GCTATATTCTCTGATGATTCGGATGATGAAGAGGGAAGTTCAAACATTATTATTAACCAACCACAATCAGAAGATCCAACAAAGAAAATAGAAGCTGCAAATACGACTTTAAGTCGTTTAGTGGCTGGTGACTTTCTGGAATCTTTAGGGAAAGAGCTCGGGCTCGAGGTCCCCCCTGAGAACCATGTCAATGTCAAACCCCCCCAACCTACTCAAAAGTCAACTCCACAGAAACAAGAACCCATCAATTCCGATTCCCATAAAGACATACAAGAGAACAGCTCTAAAAACAATGCCTCAGAACTTAATCATGAAAAAAGAGACACCAAGGTTGAAAGGAAGGGAAGTTCTTCAGAGGACGATAGGAAACGGAAACGATCTAGACGACATCGGAATCGGAATAGGAGTAGTTCGGATGGGAATGCAAGTGAGTCCTCTGATGATTACCGGGATCGGGATCGACACAGTTCGAGACGGAAAGAGAGAAAGAAGGAATCTTCTCGCGATCGAAGTAGTAGTCATGGGAGACATCGAAAGCATAGAAGCCGGGATTCGTCTAGCAAATCCCGACGTTATGAAGATAAAGATTATGGAGATGGGAAGAGAGAGAAGAGGAAATCGAGAGACTGA
- the LOC111905759 gene encoding enolase 1, chloroplastic has protein sequence MALAPHATSLSKSFFSSKPSISSSSTTPLVNLPNTSHKSRRQFVVRNSVTIAQPPSISSTKSSTVKSVKARQIIDSRGNPTVEVDLVTDDLYRSAVPSGASTGIYEALELRDGDKNVYGGKGVLNAVKNINEVLGPKLIGVDVRNQADFDAIMLEIDGTPNKSKLGANAILGVSLSVCRAGAGAKGIPLYKHIQEISGTKELVMPVPAFNVINGGSHAGNNLAMQEFMILPVGASSFAEALQMGSEVYHTLKGIIKAKYGQDACNVGDEGGFAPNVQDNREGLVLLIDAIEKAGYTGKIKIGMDVAASEFLTKDGKYDLDFKNQPNNGAHVLTASKLGDLYREFIRDFPIVSIEDPFDQDDWTSWSSLQSSVDIQIVGDDLLVTNPKRIAEGIQKKACNSLLLKVNQIGTVTESIQAALDSKAAGWGVMVSHRSGETEDNFIADLSVGLASGQIKTGAPCRSERLAKYNQLLRIEEELGNVRYAGEAFRSP, from the exons ATGGCATTAGCACCTCACGCCACCTCACTCTCAAAATCCTTCTTCTCTTCCAAACCCTCAATATCGTCATCATCAACTACTCCGCTTGTTAACCTACCGAACACCTCCCATAAATCTCGTAGGCAGTTCGTTGTTCGCAACTCCGTTACGATTGCTCAGCCACCGTCCATTTCGTCGACTAAATCATCCACTGTCAAATCGGTGAAGGCGAGGCAGATCATTGACAGCAGGGGAAATCCGACGGTGGAGGTTGATCTCGTTACTGATGATCTTTACCGATCAGCTGTCCCTAGTGGAGCATCCACTGGAATTTACGAGGCGTTGGAGCTCAGAGACGGTGATAAGAACGTCTATGGTGGCAAAGGAGTTCTTAATGCTGTTAAGAATATCAACGAGGTTTTGGGACCGAAGCTCATCGGTGTTGATGTCAG GAATCAAGCTGATTTTGATGCCATCATGCTAGAGATTGATGGAACTCCAAACAAGTCTAAACTTGGAGCTAATGCGATCCTTGGAGTTTCTCTTAGTGTATGTCGAGCTGGTGCAGGAGCAAAAGGTATACCTTTGTACAAGCAcattcaggagatatcaggaacGAAAGAGCTTGTTATGCCAGTTCCAGCATTTAATGTCATCAATGGAGGCAGCCATGCTGGAAATAATCTAGCAATGCAAGAATTCATGATACTTCCAGTAGGTGCATCTTCGTTTGCTGAAGCTCTGCAAATGGGTAGTGAAG TTTATCACACACTAAAGGGAATCATCAAAGCAAAGTATGGACAAGATGCATGCAATGTTGGAGATGAAGGTGGATTTGCTCCCAATGTTCAGGATAACAGGGAAGGACTCGTGTTGCTCATTGATGCAATTGAAAAAGCTGGTTACACCGGAAAG ATTAAAATAGGGATGGATGTTGCTGCTTCTGAGTTCTTAACAAAAGATGGTAAATATGAtcttgatttcaagaaccaaccaAACAATGGAGCTCATGTTCTCACAGCTTCAAAGCttggtgatttatatagagaatTTATCAGAGATTTTCCAATTGTATCAATCGAAGACCCCTTTGACCAAGATGATTGGACTTCCTGGAGTTCATTACAGTCTTCAGTTGACATCCAGATTGTGGGCGATGACTTGTTGGTCACAAACCCTAAGAGAATTGCTGAAGGCATTCAGAAAAAGGCCTGCAATTCCCTCCTATTAAAG GTTAACCAGATAGGAACAGTGACTGAATCCATACAAGCAGCTCTTGACTCAAAAGCTGCTGGATGGGGTGTGATGGTTAGTCATAGGAGTGGTGAAACAGAGGACAACTTCATTGCAGATCTTTCGGTTGGATTGGCTAGTGGACAG ATCAAGACAGGCGCCCCTTGTCGAAGCGAGCGATTGGCCAAGTATAACCAG CTTCTGCGCATTGAAGAGGAACTCGGAAATGTACGTTATGCAGGTGAAGCATTTAGATCTCCATGA
- the LOC111915641 gene encoding plant cysteine oxidase 3, which translates to MNSSRYFRLPNLFSSNSTNMFFQRLFAMANYSFSSSSPSSKTSIQAVYDICKNNLTPSTSPPPQLIHELSSILDTIGPSDVGLRDEHQEDDRGHGFSTPNTLNRLDRWAQPITYIDLNESQSFTMCMFCFPTSSVIPLHDHPGMTVLSKVLYGSLHVKGYDWVEPPLIKDSKEIARAPVRLAKLAVDKVLSAPCSTSVLYPKTGGNLHCFTAITSCAVLDILTPPYEEYSGRKCTYYRDYPYSSFGSGDELIDGKEDEYAWLEEIDAPDDLYMRQGIYAGPPIRM; encoded by the exons ATGAATAGCAGCAGATATTTTCGCCTTCCAAACCTCTTCTCCTCTAATTCCACCAACATGTTCTTCCAAAGACTCTTTGCAATGGCGAATTACAGTTTTTCATCGTCTTCCCCTTCATCTAAAACCTCGATACAAGCCGTGTACGACATCTGCAAGAACAATTTGACGCCCTCAACCTCACCGCCTCCTCAACTTATCCATGAACTCTCCTCTATACTCG ATACAATTGGTCCTTCTGATGTCGGGCTGAGAGATGAACACCAAGAGGATGATCGAGGCCATGGTTTTTCTACACCCAATACTCTTAATAGACTAGATCGTTGGGCCCAACCAATAACATATATAGATCTAAATGAAAGCCAAAGTTTTACA ATGTGCATGTTTTGCTTCCCTACTTCCTCTGTTATACCCCTCCATGATCATCCAGGAATGACTGTTCTTAGCAAGGTCCTTTATGGTTCTTTGCATGTCAAAGGTTATGATTGGGTTGAACCACCACTCATCAAGGATTCAAAGGAAATTGCTCGAGCTCCAG TTAGGTTAGCAAAATTGGCAGTGGACAAAGTCCTTTCAGCACCATGTAGCACTTCAGTTTTGTATCCAAAAACAGGAGGGAACCTCCATTGCTTCACTGCCATCACCTCTTGTGCTGTACTTGACATTCTCACACCTCCATATGAAGAATATTCCGGAAGGAAATGTACTTATTACCGAGATTACCCCTACTCCAGTTTTG GAAGTGGAGATGAGTTGATTGATGGAAAAGAAGATGAATATGCATGGCTAGAGGAGATAGATGCACCAGATGATTTGTATATGAGACAGGGCATCTATGCGGGCCCACCTATTCGGATGTAG
- the LOC111915624 gene encoding glutathione S-transferase T2-like yields MESEARNADQITSKWRDIRLKCTDFGGIYNNLLNIRKSGSNDFDVFKAAMDQYEKTTPTRKAFPYMKPWLKLKDSPKWKEQTEGSSQSSGSKRSRNPDGASQQSDGRTHIDINDDPIDLETDQPLPRPVGRNKAKKAASTSSNSSVMDMFGDKFDRYVQLQETKAEVMTRME; encoded by the coding sequence ATGGAAAGTGAAGCTCGAAATGCCGATCAAATTACGTCGAAATGGCGAGATATTCGATTAAAATGCACCGATTTTGGAGGAATCTACAACAATCTCCTAAACATACGCAAAAGCGGCTCgaacgattttgatgttttcaaggcggCCATGGACCAATATGAAAAAACAACGCCTACACGCAAAGCTTTTCCGTATATGAAGCCGTGGCTAAAATTGAAAGACTCCCCAAAATGGAAAGAGCAAACGGAAGGAAGTTCCCAATCTTCCGGTTCAAAGCGTTCGAGAAACCCCGATGGAGCTTCTCAACAATCGGACGGCCGAACACACATCGACATCAACGACGATCCGATAGATCTTGAAACCGACCAACCTCTTCCTCGGCCCGttggaagaaataaagcaaaaaaagCGGCGTCAACATCTTCGAATTCTAGTGTTATGGATATGTTCGGCGATAAATTTGATCGATATGTGCAGCTTCAGGAAACGAAGGCCGAGGTGATGACTCGGATGGAATAA